One Grus americana isolate bGruAme1 chromosome Z, bGruAme1.mat, whole genome shotgun sequence DNA window includes the following coding sequences:
- the LOC129199815 gene encoding chondroitin sulfate synthase 3-like gives MAARSRRPWLSVVLGLVLGFTAASWLIAPKVAELSEKKRRGSSLCSYYGRSAGPGAAGGAAVPGGQQAPPEAAAVLGGEPEEEEEGGEKRSGRPGGSHNGSGDWGGAPGYAKPRNFLYVGVMTAQKYLGSRAVAAQRTWAPSVPGRVEFFSSQGSAAPPGLPRLPVVALPGVDDSYPPQKKSFMMIKYMHDRYLDKYEWFMRADDDVYIKGDRGAPRRREGGSGAMAWRPGGVPRGVGRVGSRPVAERKGYLGPPTAPAEFASSHRVRAVGCCPGAEVPVGTSRCPRGAGPGRAVLGEAAVPGRVGGLRRGVGPRRAR, from the exons ATGGCAGCCCGGTCCCGGAGACCCTGGCTGAGCgtggtgctggggctggtgctgggttTCACCGCCGCCTCCTGGCTCATCGCCCCGAAAGTGGCCGAGCTGAGCGAAAAGAAGAGGCGCGgctccagcctctgctcctACTACGGCcgctcggcggggccgggggcggccgggggcgcGGCGGTGCCGGGCGGGCAGCAGGCGCCGCCGGAGGCAGCGGCGGTGCTGGGCG GggagccggaggaggaggaggaaggcggcGAGAAGCGGAGCGGCCGGCCCGGCGGCAGCCACAACGGGAGCGGGGACTGGGGGGGCGCCCCGGGCTACGCCAAGCCCCGCAACTTCCTCTACGTGGGGGTGATGACGGCCCAGAAGTACCTgggcagccgggcggtggcggcgcagCGGACGTGGGCGCCCTCGGTGCCGGGCCGCGTGGAGTTCTTCTCCAGCCAGGGCTCCGCCGcgccccccgggctgccccggctgcccgTCGTCGCCCTGCCCGGCGTGGACGACTCCTACCCGCCGCAGAAGAAGTCTTTCATGATGATCAAGTACATGCACGACCGCTACCTGGACAAGTACGAATGGTTCATGCGGGCGGACGACGACGTCTACATTAAAGGTGACCGGggcgcgccccgccgccgggagggagggagcggagcGATGGCCTGGCGGCCCGGCGGGGTCCcgcggggggtggggagagTCGGTTCCCGCCCGGTGGCGGAGCGCAAGGGGTACCTCGGCCCACCCACCGCCCCGGCGGAGTTTGCTTCCAGCCACCGTGTGCGGGCCGTGGGGTGCTGTCCCGGCGCTGAGGTGCCGGTGGGAACCTCGAGGtgcccccgcggggccgggccgggccgggccgtccTTGGGGAGGCCGCGGTGCCGGGGCGCGTTGGAGGGCTGAGGCGGGGGGTTGGACCGCGGCGGGCGCGGTGA